One Hyphomicrobium sp. CS1GBMeth3 DNA segment encodes these proteins:
- a CDS encoding IS1595 family transposase, giving the protein MKREITSLYQFFEAFPDEQAAIDHLRAIRWKDGAFCPYCKSKRVMHFSDKKTHKCHDCRQRFSIKVGTIFEDTKLPLRKWFAAVWLITSHKKGIASTQLAKDLRITQKTAWFVLHRLRHAARTKSFNREPKMSGIVEIDESYFGGKESNRHAKAKKSGEKPKPIVFGILERGGTVRAGKISNLSGRMIEGRVRDNVASGTVLMTDEWSGYRRLITNYMLQSVVHSKGQYVRDGIVHTNGIEGVWSLFKRQVYGIHHHVSAKHLDNYLGEMCYRCSRRDMGEGERMNDLLAHVEGRLTYKALIYDPEKVREATRGGPPV; this is encoded by the coding sequence ATGAAGCGCGAGATCACCAGTCTCTACCAGTTTTTCGAAGCCTTCCCGGACGAGCAGGCGGCCATAGACCACCTGCGGGCCATCCGCTGGAAGGACGGCGCGTTCTGCCCCTACTGCAAGTCCAAGCGCGTCATGCACTTCTCGGACAAGAAGACCCATAAGTGCCACGACTGCCGCCAGCGGTTCTCGATCAAGGTCGGGACGATTTTCGAGGACACCAAGCTGCCCCTGCGCAAGTGGTTCGCGGCGGTCTGGCTGATTACGAGCCACAAGAAGGGCATCGCCAGCACGCAGCTCGCGAAAGATCTCCGCATCACGCAGAAAACGGCGTGGTTCGTTCTGCATCGGCTTCGGCACGCCGCTCGCACCAAGTCATTCAACCGCGAGCCAAAGATGTCCGGGATCGTCGAAATCGACGAGTCTTATTTTGGCGGCAAGGAGTCGAACCGCCACGCCAAGGCGAAAAAGTCGGGCGAGAAGCCGAAGCCCATCGTCTTCGGCATTCTAGAGCGCGGCGGCACCGTGCGTGCGGGCAAGATCAGCAATCTTTCCGGCCGCATGATCGAGGGGCGCGTCCGGGATAACGTGGCTTCAGGCACGGTGCTCATGACGGACGAATGGTCTGGGTACCGGCGGCTCATCACGAACTACATGCTCCAATCTGTCGTTCACAGCAAAGGCCAGTATGTCCGCGACGGGATCGTGCACACCAACGGGATTGAAGGCGTCTGGAGCCTGTTCAAGCGGCAGGTCTATGGCATTCATCACCATGTTTCGGCCAAGCACCTCGACAACTACCTTGGCGAAATGTGCTATCGGTGTAGCCGACGCGACATGGGCGAAGGCGAGCGCATGAACGATCTGCTCGCCCATGTCGAAGGCAGGCTGACCTATAAGGCGCTGATCTATGACCCGGAAAAAGTACGAGAAGCCACTCGGGGTGGACCTCCCGTTTGA
- a CDS encoding metalloregulator ArsR/SmtB family transcription factor — protein sequence MSGTLDSDNLVLALKAAAESTRLRILLLLAAGEHNVKDLTQILGQSQPRISRHLKLLAEAGLIERFREGSWVYFHVSDRSDGGRLVRRILEAVDTRDPLLRRDSARAEALKHEREAAAQAYFRKHAADWDRIRTLYVSESAVESAIVARLDGRPLKLLVDLGTGTGRMLEVLADRYERGLGLDVNQPMLAYAASRLKTAGLGRAEVRHGDIYNVALPDGAADGVVIHQVLHYLSEPAHAVREAARILAPGGRLLIVDFAPHGLEELRERHAHERLGFEADQVTAWLEEAGLSGVEVETFSPEKDDDRQQLTVTLWLAKKPERADASAKPQKLERIGS from the coding sequence ATGTCCGGAACTCTCGACAGCGATAACCTCGTGCTGGCCCTCAAGGCCGCGGCCGAGTCGACGCGCCTCAGGATCCTGCTGTTGCTGGCGGCGGGCGAACACAACGTTAAGGATCTGACGCAGATTCTGGGCCAGAGCCAGCCGCGCATCAGCCGTCACCTGAAGCTCTTGGCGGAAGCCGGCCTGATCGAGCGGTTCCGCGAGGGCAGCTGGGTCTACTTCCACGTCTCGGACCGCTCCGACGGCGGGCGGCTCGTGCGCCGCATCCTGGAAGCCGTCGACACGCGCGACCCGCTGCTCCGCCGTGACAGCGCGCGCGCCGAGGCGCTGAAACACGAGCGCGAAGCCGCCGCTCAGGCCTACTTTCGCAAGCATGCCGCCGACTGGGACCGTATTCGCACGCTCTACGTTTCGGAAAGCGCCGTCGAGTCCGCCATCGTGGCGCGGCTCGACGGGCGCCCGCTCAAGCTGCTCGTCGACCTCGGGACCGGCACGGGCCGCATGCTCGAGGTGCTAGCCGACCGCTACGAGCGTGGGCTCGGCCTCGACGTCAACCAGCCGATGCTCGCCTACGCCGCGAGCCGCCTCAAGACCGCTGGCCTCGGCCGAGCCGAGGTGCGCCACGGCGACATCTACAACGTGGCCCTGCCGGACGGCGCCGCGGACGGGGTCGTCATCCATCAGGTCCTGCATTATCTATCGGAGCCGGCCCATGCCGTGCGCGAGGCGGCTCGTATCCTCGCTCCCGGTGGCCGCCTGCTGATCGTTGATTTCGCGCCCCACGGCCTCGAGGAGTTGCGCGAGCGTCACGCCCACGAGCGCCTCGGTTTCGAGGCGGACCAGGTGACAGCCTGGCTTGAGGAGGCCGGGCTCTCGGGCGTCGAGGTGGAGACCTTCTCGCCGGAGAAAGATGACGACCGCCAGCAGCTCACCGTGACGCTCTGGCTCGCGAAAAAGCCCGAGCGCGCGGACGCATCCGCAAAGCCTCAGAAACTCGAACGGATCGGATCATGA
- a CDS encoding sigma-70 family RNA polymerase sigma factor, with amino-acid sequence MGKAPGTNVRTGPWPDAPEDRVLLARVARQDAQAFRILVDRHLTPIVTLARRMLKDEAEAEDIAQEAMLRLWRAGETLDLGPHGVRPWLRKVTSNLCLDRIRAGRRTVVTDEVPEMAEAPTQAVGLEEQDLARRVGEAMAALPERQRQALTLFHHEGMSQAEVGEVLGVSDEAVESLLARARRALRAALEKDWKSLLQSES; translated from the coding sequence ATGGGTAAGGCACCGGGTACCAACGTGCGGACAGGGCCATGGCCCGACGCGCCGGAGGACCGCGTGCTGCTGGCGCGCGTCGCCCGCCAGGACGCCCAGGCGTTTCGCATCCTGGTCGACCGCCACCTGACGCCGATCGTGACCCTCGCACGGAGGATGCTGAAGGACGAGGCCGAGGCCGAGGACATCGCGCAGGAGGCCATGCTGCGGTTGTGGCGCGCCGGCGAAACGCTGGACCTCGGTCCGCACGGTGTCCGTCCGTGGCTGCGCAAGGTGACGTCGAACCTCTGCCTCGACCGTATCCGCGCCGGCCGGCGCACCGTGGTGACCGACGAGGTGCCCGAGATGGCCGAAGCGCCGACGCAGGCTGTAGGGCTCGAGGAGCAGGATCTGGCGCGTCGGGTCGGCGAGGCGATGGCGGCGCTTCCCGAGCGTCAGCGCCAGGCGCTGACGCTGTTCCACCACGAAGGCATGAGCCAGGCGGAGGTGGGTGAAGTTCTGGGTGTGTCGGACGAGGCGGTCGAAAGCCTCTTGGCCCGCGCCCGCCGCGCACTGCGCGCGGCACTGGAGAAGGATTGGAAGAGCTTGCTGCAAAGCGAGAGCTGA
- a CDS encoding ABC transporter substrate-binding protein — translation MTTVWQRLAQGGSIFMLAAAALSLLLLADPPTAEAQSETPARFMQRVANQLIAAQKEGGENDYATVLRSHADVPSIAITALGSYAQMLAKSDRPAYYAGMINFIARYAAKEGPKYPVARAVMTGVTKETASGVYVDSRITLRSGESYDVRWRLVRRGGVYKVREAEIIGFEMTSFLNTLFQNYIAENGGNPRTLIIALNR, via the coding sequence ATGACGACGGTTTGGCAGCGCCTGGCCCAGGGGGGGTCGATCTTCATGCTCGCAGCGGCGGCGCTTTCGCTGCTCCTTCTCGCCGATCCTCCCACCGCGGAGGCGCAATCCGAAACTCCGGCGCGCTTCATGCAGCGCGTCGCGAATCAGCTCATCGCCGCACAGAAGGAAGGCGGGGAGAACGACTACGCAACGGTGCTGCGCAGCCACGCTGATGTTCCGTCCATCGCCATCACAGCGCTCGGCTCTTACGCCCAGATGCTCGCCAAGTCGGACAGGCCGGCCTACTACGCCGGCATGATCAATTTCATCGCCCGCTACGCCGCCAAGGAAGGCCCGAAGTATCCGGTCGCACGCGCGGTCATGACCGGCGTGACCAAGGAAACTGCGAGCGGCGTTTATGTCGACAGCCGCATTACGCTCAGGAGCGGCGAATCCTATGACGTGCGCTGGCGGCTCGTGCGCCGCGGCGGTGTCTACAAGGTGCGCGAGGCGGAGATCATCGGCTTCGAGATGACCTCGTTCCTCAACACGCTGTTCCAGAACTATATCGCCGAGAACGGCGGCAATCCGCGCACGCTCATCATCGCGCTGAACCGCTGA
- a CDS encoding HAMP domain-containing sensor histidine kinase → MAGTLSACPREESAFGEAGAAEPRATGARRLPGGPAGLTRLFQGAVVLHVSALGYALFHQVSAPSLIVLVSGLAVTLLVLGAPHLFASPRVVPAHTPRRPDPSAPIHDLSQEGQGSGVSPSPLPFIGEKIVLDRRSADLSVLAGAAARLNSLPAANAHPWGELMARVSHELRTPLNAVIGFSDVMQSELLGPVGHPRYREYARHIGECGRDLLKSAEDTLAITCLLDHDPRIEATTGVDLAAVVEEAWAFHSAPGSTHGLSLEAHIPEGLEVRIDKRPLRQILVNLFSEAVRRADARGTVGIVATRDGELAQIEVYLRGQPGAPRVGQASLPICLARALLELAGASLIEVDEPHSTWRAVTALKCTSNEDLFPEFSDAATLRQADLRSLEAACA, encoded by the coding sequence ATGGCTGGGACCCTATCGGCCTGTCCACGGGAGGAGTCTGCCTTCGGCGAAGCCGGTGCAGCCGAGCCTCGCGCGACCGGCGCCCGCCGCCTTCCCGGCGGGCCCGCGGGCCTCACGCGCCTCTTCCAGGGCGCCGTTGTGCTGCACGTCTCGGCCCTCGGATACGCGCTCTTCCATCAGGTTTCCGCGCCGTCCCTCATCGTTCTTGTCAGCGGTCTTGCTGTCACGCTCCTCGTACTTGGCGCGCCGCATCTCTTCGCATCGCCCCGGGTTGTGCCGGCACATACGCCGCGCCGTCCCGATCCGTCGGCACCCATTCACGATCTCTCCCAGGAAGGGCAGGGCAGCGGGGTCTCGCCCTCCCCGCTGCCCTTCATAGGAGAGAAGATCGTGCTTGACCGGCGCTCAGCCGACCTCTCGGTGCTGGCCGGTGCCGCGGCCCGGCTCAACAGCCTGCCCGCCGCCAACGCCCATCCATGGGGTGAACTGATGGCCCGCGTCAGCCACGAGTTGCGCACGCCGCTCAACGCCGTGATCGGGTTCTCGGATGTGATGCAGTCCGAGTTGCTGGGGCCTGTCGGCCACCCGCGTTACCGCGAGTATGCACGCCACATCGGCGAGTGCGGCCGCGACCTCTTGAAATCGGCCGAGGATACGCTGGCCATCACCTGCCTGCTCGACCACGATCCGCGCATCGAAGCGACCACCGGCGTCGATCTCGCAGCCGTGGTCGAGGAGGCCTGGGCCTTCCACAGCGCTCCCGGCAGCACGCATGGACTTTCGCTCGAGGCGCACATCCCCGAAGGACTTGAGGTGCGCATCGACAAGCGGCCGCTGCGGCAGATCCTCGTCAATCTTTTCTCCGAGGCCGTCCGCCGGGCCGATGCCCGTGGCACGGTCGGCATCGTGGCGACCCGCGACGGGGAGCTGGCGCAGATCGAGGTGTATCTGCGCGGTCAGCCCGGGGCACCGCGGGTTGGGCAGGCCTCGCTGCCGATCTGCCTCGCCCGCGCGCTTCTCGAGCTTGCTGGCGCGTCGCTGATCGAGGTCGACGAGCCCCACTCGACGTGGCGGGCGGTGACGGCGCTCAAATGCACCTCGAACGAGGACCTGTTTCCGGAGTTCTCCGACGCAGCCACGTTGCGCCAAGCCGACTTGCGCTCGCTCGAAGCCGCCTGCGCCTAG
- a CDS encoding periplasmic heavy metal sensor, with product MSDASLPQTEPRPGGSRRLKYALIASLALNLLIVGAVAGTMIGFGKHHPPRGHHPRGEDFGLMGLTRTLPEARRKEIRKQLRAERGKLRPLFEDIRTARREAADKLAAEPFDRAALEAAINTAGERERAMRQQAVDIFLGQAERLTPDERRTLAEWWRKKSQPLPERKFRKKNKDKETAE from the coding sequence TTGAGCGACGCATCCCTGCCGCAGACGGAACCGCGGCCCGGCGGATCGCGGCGCCTGAAATACGCACTGATCGCCTCCCTGGCGCTCAATCTGCTGATCGTCGGTGCTGTGGCCGGCACCATGATCGGCTTTGGCAAGCACCATCCGCCGCGCGGCCATCATCCGCGGGGCGAGGACTTCGGTCTGATGGGGCTGACGCGCACGCTGCCTGAGGCACGCCGCAAGGAAATCCGCAAGCAGCTGCGCGCCGAGCGCGGCAAGCTACGCCCGCTATTCGAGGACATCCGCACGGCGCGCCGGGAGGCGGCCGACAAGCTTGCGGCCGAGCCGTTCGACCGCGCTGCCCTCGAGGCCGCGATCAACACCGCAGGCGAGCGCGAGCGGGCTATGCGGCAGCAGGCGGTCGACATCTTCCTGGGACAGGCGGAGCGTTTGACGCCAGATGAGCGGCGCACGCTCGCGGAGTGGTGGCGCAAGAAGAGCCAGCCACTGCCCGAGCGCAAGTTCAGGAAGAAAAACAAGGATAAGGAAACGGCGGAGTAG
- the dcd gene encoding dCTP deaminase, with protein sequence MILTDKEIGAALDAGQLVIQPRPPSAAFSSTSIDLTLANVFAEWPKAEGLIIQPGKKGYKYSAVANLQNTIEASTYTLDPHQFVLGWTAEKVSLLPSSQLAARVEGKSSLARLGLCVHMTAPTVHAGFGKDNPLTIQLEMVNFGPNTLILDAGMTICQLIFERTGGEPDKPYEGQFSDQKAEASPKRKR encoded by the coding sequence ATGATCCTAACAGACAAAGAGATTGGTGCGGCGCTGGATGCTGGTCAGCTTGTTATCCAGCCACGGCCTCCTAGCGCCGCATTTTCATCTACATCTATAGATCTCACGCTTGCGAACGTATTTGCCGAGTGGCCGAAAGCGGAGGGGTTGATAATTCAGCCCGGAAAGAAGGGCTACAAATATAGCGCAGTAGCCAATCTTCAAAACACCATTGAAGCTTCGACCTATACCCTTGACCCTCATCAGTTCGTATTAGGATGGACGGCTGAGAAGGTAAGTCTTCTGCCAAGTTCGCAATTAGCGGCGCGTGTCGAGGGTAAGAGTTCGTTGGCCCGTCTCGGACTTTGCGTGCACATGACCGCGCCAACGGTGCATGCTGGCTTCGGTAAAGACAACCCCCTCACAATCCAGCTTGAGATGGTCAACTTCGGACCAAACACACTCATCCTCGATGCTGGGATGACCATTTGTCAGCTTATCTTTGAGCGCACTGGCGGCGAACCCGATAAACCTTACGAAGGGCAATTCTCGGACCAGAAGGCCGAAGCCAGTCCAAAAAGGAAGCGCTAG
- the pepN gene encoding aminopeptidase N has protein sequence MKTDTPRPRRLKDYRPPDYLVDHVDLDFALDPERTIVEAKLKVRRNPAAGKARQALVLDGEQLELQRIAIDGKPLTANDYTVDATSLSIAKVSARAFTLELTTVINPEANKALQGLYRSRGVFCTQCEAEGFRRITFFPDRPDVLATYTCRLEADVALAPVLLANGNPVSRGKLGKGRHFAVWHDPHPKPSYLFALVGGDLGHIASTFKTASGRKVDLKIYVEHGKEARAAWAMDALKRSMRWDEKRFGREYDLDVFNIVAVSDFNMGAMENKGLNIFNDRLILASAETATDANFESIESVVAHEYFHNWTGNRITCRDWFQLCLKEGLTVYRDQEFSADERSATVQRIIDVRQLRAMQFTEDAGPLAHPVRPESYIEINNFYTATVYEKGAELVRMIETILGREDFRRGMDLYFERHDGQAATIEDFLTCFEDASKQDLSHFKLWYSQAGTPELVCALRYDRAKKQAELKIEQVLPPTPGETRKKPLHIPVRLGLIGGNGQEIMLKRDTGESIDDGVLHVTKRTQTFRFLDVPSPPVPSILRGFSAPVNLTLNLSDRDLEFLMAHDQDLFNRWQAANTYATRVLVDMVKSLRKGERATARAAGFVKALGASIADEALEPAYRAELLKLPSQSDIARTIGRNVDPGLIFRAHRQLLKLTGTALGAALENICGEMRAQGAFSPDAQSAGRRALRNAALTLLTARGTALDDTRLADHFFKADNMTDEAHGLVLIAAGSGDVREKALAHFFDRWQGDHLVIDKWFAAQAQSPQRSALGQIKALTRHPLFSLEAPNKVRALIGVFALQNPVQFHRPDGAGYEFVAKQVLAIDRFNPSIAARMLGAFRIWHALEPGRRGAAKRVLQGVAKTPDLSRDVFEIVSRMLDR, from the coding sequence ATGAAGACCGACACGCCCCGTCCGCGCCGCCTCAAAGACTATAGGCCGCCGGACTACCTCGTCGATCATGTGGATCTCGACTTCGCGCTCGATCCGGAGCGCACGATCGTAGAGGCGAAGCTCAAGGTGCGTCGCAATCCGGCGGCCGGAAAAGCGCGCCAGGCGCTCGTGCTGGACGGTGAGCAGCTCGAACTGCAGCGCATCGCGATCGATGGCAAGCCGCTCACGGCGAACGATTACACCGTCGATGCCACCTCGCTCAGCATCGCCAAGGTGTCGGCGCGCGCCTTCACGCTCGAGCTCACGACCGTCATCAATCCCGAGGCCAACAAGGCCTTACAGGGCCTTTACCGCTCGCGCGGTGTGTTCTGCACGCAGTGCGAGGCGGAAGGCTTCCGCCGTATCACGTTCTTCCCCGACCGGCCGGACGTGCTCGCCACCTACACGTGCCGCCTCGAAGCGGACGTTGCACTGGCGCCCGTGCTGCTCGCCAACGGCAACCCCGTCTCGCGCGGCAAGCTCGGCAAGGGCCGGCACTTCGCCGTCTGGCACGACCCTCACCCCAAGCCCAGCTACCTCTTCGCGCTGGTCGGCGGCGACCTCGGCCACATCGCCTCGACGTTCAAGACCGCGTCTGGGCGCAAGGTGGATCTCAAGATCTACGTCGAGCACGGCAAGGAGGCGCGCGCGGCGTGGGCCATGGATGCGTTGAAGCGCTCCATGCGGTGGGACGAGAAGCGCTTCGGCCGCGAGTACGATCTCGACGTGTTCAACATCGTCGCCGTGTCCGACTTCAACATGGGCGCGATGGAGAACAAAGGCCTCAACATCTTCAACGACCGCCTGATCCTCGCATCAGCCGAGACAGCGACTGACGCCAACTTCGAATCCATCGAGAGCGTCGTCGCGCACGAATATTTCCATAACTGGACCGGCAACCGCATCACCTGCCGCGACTGGTTTCAGCTCTGCCTCAAGGAAGGGCTCACGGTCTATCGCGATCAGGAGTTCTCGGCCGACGAGCGCTCGGCGACCGTGCAGCGCATCATCGACGTGCGCCAGCTCCGCGCCATGCAATTCACCGAGGACGCGGGGCCGCTCGCGCATCCGGTGCGCCCCGAGAGCTACATCGAGATCAACAACTTCTACACGGCGACCGTGTACGAAAAGGGTGCCGAGCTCGTGCGCATGATCGAGACAATTCTCGGGCGCGAGGACTTCCGGCGCGGCATGGATCTTTACTTCGAGCGCCACGACGGGCAGGCCGCAACGATCGAAGATTTTCTCACGTGCTTCGAGGATGCGTCCAAGCAGGACCTCTCGCACTTCAAGCTCTGGTACTCGCAAGCCGGTACGCCGGAGCTCGTCTGCGCGCTGCGCTACGACAGGGCCAAGAAGCAGGCCGAGCTCAAGATCGAGCAGGTGCTGCCGCCCACGCCGGGCGAGACCCGCAAGAAGCCGCTGCACATCCCGGTGCGCCTCGGGCTCATCGGTGGCAATGGACAGGAGATCATGCTCAAGCGCGACACCGGCGAGAGCATCGACGACGGCGTGCTGCACGTGACGAAGCGCACGCAGACGTTCCGCTTCCTCGACGTGCCCTCGCCGCCCGTGCCGTCCATTCTGCGCGGCTTCTCGGCGCCGGTGAACCTGACGCTCAACCTCTCCGACCGCGACCTCGAGTTCCTGATGGCGCACGATCAGGATCTCTTCAATCGCTGGCAGGCGGCCAACACCTACGCCACGCGCGTGCTCGTCGACATGGTCAAGAGCCTGCGCAAGGGCGAACGGGCGACCGCGCGCGCAGCAGGCTTCGTCAAGGCGCTCGGCGCGTCGATCGCCGACGAAGCGCTCGAGCCTGCCTACCGCGCGGAGTTGCTCAAGCTGCCGAGCCAGTCCGACATTGCGCGCACGATCGGACGCAACGTCGACCCGGGCCTCATCTTCCGCGCGCACCGTCAGCTGTTGAAGCTCACGGGCACGGCGCTTGGCGCTGCGCTCGAGAACATTTGCGGGGAGATGCGGGCTCAAGGCGCCTTTTCACCGGACGCGCAGAGCGCGGGGCGACGGGCGCTGCGTAATGCGGCGCTGACGCTGCTCACGGCGCGCGGCACCGCTCTCGACGACACGCGGCTTGCGGACCACTTCTTCAAGGCCGACAACATGACCGACGAGGCGCATGGCCTCGTGCTGATCGCAGCGGGTTCTGGCGACGTGCGGGAAAAGGCGCTCGCGCACTTCTTCGACCGCTGGCAGGGCGATCATTTGGTGATTGACAAGTGGTTTGCCGCCCAGGCGCAGTCGCCGCAGAGATCCGCGCTCGGGCAGATCAAGGCGCTCACCCGCCATCCCCTGTTCAGCCTCGAAGCTCCGAACAAGGTGCGGGCCCTGATCGGCGTCTTTGCGTTGCAGAACCCAGTCCAATTCCACCGGCCGGACGGGGCGGGCTACGAGTTCGTCGCCAAGCAGGTGCTGGCCATCGACCGCTTCAACCCCTCCATTGCGGCCCGAATGTTGGGGGCTTTCCGCATCTGGCATGCGCTTGAGCCGGGCCGGCGGGGGGCCGCCAAGCGCGTGTTGCAGGGCGTCGCCAAGACCCCCGATTTGTCGCGCGACGTGTTCGAAATCGTATCGCGCATGCTCGACAGGTAA
- the dinD gene encoding DNA damage-inducible protein D produces MTRKKYEKPLGVDLPFDEALERFAQTEKSELDREVVTSRTAPDLIKDLLTSFEKAAHHDDQGEYWLARELYPLLGYKSWQKFEPVIDKAKKACDGVGESTENHFIHVDEMVPIGSGAQRTQPDLELTRFACYLIAQNGDPTRRPEIAAAQTYFAVQTQRQEQADQAADEPLSLSEDERRVLARDELKAHNKSLAGAAKSVGVKTPVEYAVFQNHGYKGLYAGLDRRGIQRRKKLSEKQDILDHMPSAELAANLFRATQTEEQLNKLREQGKTGKDLANRTHHAIGAKVRETIKSIGGTMPEDYPAVDHVKEARKRIKAGETKKLDKKG; encoded by the coding sequence ATGACCCGGAAAAAGTACGAGAAGCCACTCGGGGTGGACCTCCCGTTTGATGAAGCGCTAGAGCGCTTTGCCCAAACGGAGAAATCGGAGCTCGACCGCGAAGTTGTGACGAGTCGGACGGCCCCTGATCTGATCAAGGACCTGCTCACTTCCTTCGAAAAAGCGGCTCACCATGATGATCAAGGGGAGTACTGGTTGGCTCGCGAACTCTATCCCTTGTTGGGGTACAAGAGTTGGCAGAAGTTCGAACCAGTCATCGACAAGGCGAAGAAAGCTTGCGATGGCGTTGGCGAGTCTACTGAAAACCATTTCATCCATGTGGATGAAATGGTGCCCATTGGATCTGGAGCGCAGCGAACACAGCCTGATTTAGAGCTAACGCGGTTTGCTTGCTATCTGATTGCGCAGAACGGTGACCCAACTCGGCGTCCTGAGATAGCGGCCGCGCAGACCTACTTCGCCGTTCAAACGCAGCGGCAGGAGCAGGCGGACCAAGCTGCCGATGAGCCGCTGTCACTCTCTGAAGACGAGCGTCGCGTCCTCGCACGGGACGAACTCAAAGCGCACAACAAGTCGCTTGCAGGGGCTGCCAAGTCGGTTGGCGTGAAGACGCCGGTCGAGTACGCGGTTTTCCAGAACCATGGCTACAAGGGCCTCTACGCCGGCCTCGATCGCCGGGGAATCCAGCGCAGGAAAAAGCTAAGCGAGAAGCAGGACATTCTGGATCACATGCCGAGCGCGGAGCTTGCCGCCAACCTCTTCCGCGCAACGCAAACTGAGGAACAGCTCAACAAGCTTCGCGAACAGGGGAAGACCGGGAAGGACCTCGCCAATAGGACCCACCACGCAATTGGGGCGAAGGTCCGCGAGACGATAAAGAGCATTGGTGGCACGATGCCGGAGGATTACCCAGCCGTCGACCATGTGAAGGAGGCGCGAAAGCGCATCAAAGCAGGCGAGACAAAGAAGCTCGATAAGAAGGGCTAG